The Sedimentisphaera salicampi genome includes a region encoding these proteins:
- a CDS encoding SUMF1/EgtB/PvdO family nonheme iron enzyme, which translates to MQLTKKIPLFIMLLLLSVSSFSQWDSKYDLDGNEIVDLSDFSQLALHWLETPYLEMPAVFGLDKNEAENVILNAGLRIGSLSEQHSLSFPDGTVISQYPLAGRTVSSGEAVALTVSTRDQNRVSGMSWVYISDPNFTGYMSKYETTNQQYCDFLNDAYIAGKVEIIEEQVFAAGGNYSGKIYYDMSDSNAQIDFSSGYFYVQTRNGFNMADHPVTKVSWYGAKAFCNFYGFSLPTLGQWEGTADYDGTFDFGCGEIIDHSRANYARKNPLGLSHYPYTTPAGHYPAHGYGLCDMAGNAWEWTLTSCADDKRIAAGGGWFSYDGKSCSAANTYCDSPENTISDTGFRAVKQQ; encoded by the coding sequence ATGCAGTTAACTAAAAAGATACCGTTATTTATTATGCTCCTTCTTCTGAGCGTATCTTCGTTCTCTCAGTGGGATTCAAAATACGACCTCGACGGCAATGAGATTGTAGACTTAAGCGATTTTTCCCAGCTTGCTCTTCACTGGCTTGAAACGCCCTATTTAGAGATGCCGGCGGTGTTTGGGCTTGACAAGAACGAGGCGGAAAACGTAATTCTTAATGCAGGATTGAGGATCGGCTCATTATCCGAGCAGCACAGCCTGTCGTTTCCAGATGGGACAGTAATCAGCCAGTATCCCCTTGCGGGAAGAACAGTTTCCTCGGGCGAAGCAGTAGCTCTAACCGTCTCTACGAGAGATCAAAACAGGGTTAGCGGTATGTCCTGGGTTTACATCAGCGACCCAAACTTTACCGGCTATATGAGTAAATACGAAACCACAAACCAGCAGTATTGCGATTTTCTCAACGATGCTTATATTGCCGGAAAGGTGGAGATTATAGAAGAGCAGGTTTTCGCTGCCGGCGGGAATTATTCAGGTAAAATCTACTATGATATGAGCGATTCAAATGCTCAAATAGATTTTTCTTCCGGCTATTTTTATGTCCAAACCCGTAACGGCTTTAATATGGCCGATCATCCAGTTACGAAGGTAAGCTGGTACGGAGCTAAGGCATTCTGCAACTTTTACGGCTTCAGCCTGCCCACTTTAGGCCAGTGGGAAGGTACAGCAGATTACGACGGCACATTCGATTTCGGCTGCGGAGAGATAATAGACCATTCAAGAGCCAACTACGCCCGCAAAAACCCACTCGGACTATCACACTATCCTTATACCACCCCCGCAGGCCATTATCCGGCTCACGGCTACGGGCTGTGCGATATGGCTGGGAACGCTTGGGAATGGACGCTGACAAGCTGCGCAGACGATAAGCGAATTGCTGCAGGCGGAGGCTGGTTCAGCTACGACGGGAAAAGCTGCTCTGCAGCAAACACATATTGCGATTCGCCTGAGAATACAATAAGCGATACAGGTTTTAGAGCTGTAAAGCAGCAGTAA
- a CDS encoding galactokinase, with translation MDLSQQDKQVVENLNEMAKEQGLDISGGKVRRSSSRFCLGVEHGDYNGTELFGVGTDRFIWMAYKPNGTNKFRLYSGNFPEDGIVEFEIGSVPGPYSVRDSWSRFPYGADYMLRQKGYQLKEGFDAVIYGNIPGGGMSRSASLALNLILSMCDASGIKIENQLDVIDIAVGIENEYIGSPCGELDQIMILFAKEGMGTHYNPADRSISYVPMGGDTDEFRIVGLDTGTVRPGLEKSTYKIRRAECEELVEKAQEAGFEISCLADVKEESLFNRIYNHFIVTDPELVQRLVYIYNAQKRFYQMLNAWRDGDIETVGKIFREDGIGLRDDYVISGPELETMCDTVRTVDGVLGERMLGGGDKGAAGALARAEAVDDLRKAVDNGYPRSHPDFADKYAVHVCKVVDGIKVFEGAL, from the coding sequence ATGGATTTATCCCAACAGGATAAGCAGGTAGTCGAAAATCTCAACGAGATGGCCAAGGAGCAGGGGCTTGATATCAGCGGCGGTAAGGTTCGCCGGAGCTCTTCGCGTTTCTGTCTCGGAGTAGAACACGGCGATTACAACGGAACAGAGCTGTTCGGCGTTGGTACAGATCGGTTCATCTGGATGGCCTACAAACCAAATGGAACAAACAAATTCCGTCTTTACAGCGGCAACTTCCCCGAAGACGGGATTGTGGAATTCGAAATCGGCAGCGTACCCGGCCCTTATTCGGTTCGTGATTCGTGGAGCAGATTCCCCTACGGAGCGGATTATATGCTCCGGCAGAAGGGCTATCAGCTCAAGGAAGGCTTTGATGCAGTGATCTACGGGAATATCCCTGGCGGAGGTATGAGCCGGTCTGCCTCACTTGCCCTGAATCTGATCCTTTCTATGTGCGATGCAAGCGGGATTAAGATTGAAAACCAGCTCGATGTAATTGATATAGCTGTGGGTATAGAGAATGAATATATCGGCTCGCCATGCGGGGAGCTCGATCAGATTATGATCCTTTTCGCCAAAGAGGGCATGGGCACCCACTACAACCCTGCAGACAGGTCTATCAGCTATGTACCGATGGGCGGAGACACCGATGAATTCAGGATTGTAGGGCTCGACACAGGAACTGTAAGGCCTGGGCTCGAGAAATCCACATACAAGATCAGGCGGGCTGAATGCGAGGAGCTCGTAGAGAAGGCACAGGAAGCGGGCTTCGAGATAAGCTGCCTTGCAGACGTAAAAGAAGAGAGCCTGTTCAACCGTATTTACAATCATTTCATCGTAACAGACCCCGAGCTTGTTCAAAGGCTCGTTTATATATACAATGCCCAGAAGCGTTTCTATCAGATGCTCAATGCTTGGAGAGATGGCGACATTGAAACAGTGGGCAAGATATTCCGCGAAGACGGGATTGGGCTTCGCGATGACTACGTAATTTCCGGCCCTGAGCTTGAAACGATGTGCGATACTGTAAGAACCGTTGACGGCGTACTCGGCGAAAGGATGCTCGGCGGAGGCGATAAAGGCGCTGCAGGAGCTCTGGCAAGGGCGGAAGCAGTGGACGATTTGAGAAAGGCCGTGGATAACGGATACCCCAGAAGCCATCCGGACTTTGCTGATAAGTATGCTGTGCATGTATGCAAGGTTGTCGATGGCATAAAGGTGTTTGAAGGCGCTCTTTAA